The following proteins are encoded in a genomic region of Deltaproteobacteria bacterium:
- a CDS encoding ABC transporter ATP-binding protein: MTIVKCNGVKKTYQQGKVEVKALRGIDMEVEKGEFIAIAGPSGSGKTTVLNLIGGLDDVSQGKIVVDGQDITRLKSSQLADMRLHKIGFIFQSYNLIPVLSAIENVEFIMMLQGIPSSERLKRSRAILRDVDLEDLMTRRPAEMSGGQQQRVAVARAIVSEPAIVLADEPTANLDSKTGEKLLDLMKKLNENNGITFVFSTHDKMVMERAQRIILLKDGTVVETVVNRN; the protein is encoded by the coding sequence ATGACCATCGTAAAATGCAATGGCGTCAAGAAGACCTACCAGCAAGGCAAGGTGGAAGTAAAGGCCTTGCGAGGCATCGACATGGAAGTGGAAAAGGGTGAGTTTATCGCCATCGCCGGGCCCTCCGGATCCGGAAAGACAACGGTTCTAAATCTCATCGGCGGTCTGGACGATGTCTCTCAAGGGAAGATCGTGGTGGATGGCCAGGACATCACCAGACTGAAGTCATCGCAACTTGCCGATATGCGGCTTCATAAGATCGGGTTCATTTTCCAATCCTACAATCTCATACCCGTCCTGTCGGCGATTGAAAATGTCGAATTCATCATGATGCTTCAAGGCATTCCTTCATCCGAGCGATTGAAAAGGTCTCGCGCCATTCTGCGAGACGTGGATTTGGAGGATCTTATGACGCGTCGTCCCGCCGAAATGTCCGGGGGGCAGCAGCAGCGGGTGGCCGTGGCCCGAGCCATTGTCTCGGAGCCGGCCATTGTCCTGGCGGATGAGCCCACTGCCAACCTGGACTCGAAAACCGGAGAAAAACTCCTGGACCTCATGAAAAAGCTCAATGAGAACAATGGAATTACATTCGTTTTCTCCACCCACGACAAGATGGTCATGGAACGCGCTCAGAGGATCATCCTGTTAAAGGACGGGACGGTCGTGGAGACCGTCGTCAACCGCAATTGA
- a CDS encoding ABC transporter substrate-binding protein has protein sequence MGNKGITRRDFMKAGVFTAGAIALGPGVLKPIGAWAATPAIKGPIKVGYQAVMSGTLAGYGEFHKMGAVMAMEEINAAGGIAGAKLEIEFRDSTLKAPEAIKNARYFVDSWGADFLGGIDSSGQALALAPVMKELDRILMVTHAATEKLTEDQVFKNGIKQVFRICTPTYQDGNAAAFIAKDLSAKTWATVSPKYEYGYTCWEMFKNTLGKLKPDAQFTAESWAPFGTTDFRSHINTIMDASPDGFYSTEWAGELITFVKQAKQAGMFDKIKHVLLPVGAAMDVLEGLGNEMPDNIWISGRYFFQYPDTPMNNDWVARFHKRWNHYPAYVSETGYSTMYAFKKAVEAAGSKDTAKVISALEGMTLASPAGDRVFRKEDHQAMYEVPWGLTKSDPKYPFKVMGKQVVIPAKECFNRPPFEGPGTKPPF, from the coding sequence ATGGGAAACAAAGGGATAACCAGAAGGGATTTTATGAAGGCCGGCGTTTTCACGGCCGGTGCGATCGCCTTAGGCCCGGGTGTTTTAAAGCCGATCGGTGCATGGGCGGCGACTCCCGCCATCAAAGGCCCCATAAAGGTGGGGTACCAGGCGGTCATGTCCGGGACCCTGGCCGGTTACGGAGAGTTCCACAAGATGGGTGCGGTCATGGCCATGGAGGAGATCAACGCGGCCGGCGGCATCGCCGGGGCCAAGCTGGAGATCGAGTTCAGGGACTCCACGCTGAAGGCCCCCGAGGCCATTAAGAACGCACGCTACTTTGTGGACAGCTGGGGGGCTGATTTTTTAGGGGGTATCGATTCATCCGGCCAGGCCCTGGCCCTGGCCCCTGTTATGAAGGAACTGGATCGGATACTGATGGTCACCCACGCGGCCACGGAAAAGTTGACCGAAGACCAGGTTTTCAAAAACGGCATCAAACAGGTCTTCCGCATCTGCACCCCCACCTACCAGGACGGCAATGCCGCGGCATTTATCGCCAAGGATCTTTCTGCCAAGACATGGGCAACTGTCAGCCCCAAGTATGAATACGGCTACACCTGTTGGGAGATGTTCAAGAATACGCTGGGCAAACTCAAACCGGATGCGCAATTCACAGCAGAATCGTGGGCCCCCTTCGGCACCACTGATTTCCGATCCCACATCAACACCATTATGGACGCCAGCCCGGATGGATTTTATTCCACCGAGTGGGCCGGGGAACTGATCACCTTTGTCAAACAGGCCAAACAGGCCGGGATGTTTGACAAGATCAAACACGTGCTCCTTCCGGTAGGCGCCGCCATGGATGTGCTGGAAGGTCTCGGAAACGAAATGCCCGACAATATCTGGATCTCCGGCCGGTACTTCTTCCAGTATCCGGACACGCCGATGAACAATGACTGGGTGGCCCGGTTCCACAAACGGTGGAATCATTATCCGGCCTATGTATCTGAAACAGGATATTCCACCATGTACGCCTTCAAAAAGGCGGTGGAAGCGGCCGGATCCAAAGACACCGCCAAGGTGATCAGCGCCTTGGAAGGGATGACGCTGGCATCGCCTGCCGGTGACCGGGTTTTCAGGAAAGAGGATCATCAGGCCATGTACGAAGTCCCCTGGGGCCTGACCAAATCCGATCCCAAGTATCCGTTTAAGGTGATGGGCAAACAGGTGGTCATCCCGGCCAAAGAATGCTTCAACCGTCCGCCGTTTGAAGGCCCGGGCACCAAGCCGCCTTTCTAA